The region GCGAATACGGACGGGGCGATAGCTCTCCCGCTCTGCACCCCAACTCACGGACCAATCGCGACGGATACCGGCCTACCGAAACCTGTCATCCGATTGAGAATGTTGCAAGCCATCAGCGCCTCGACTTCCTGCGCCTTCGGATGACGACCGCGAAGTCCTGGACCAATGATCGTCTTGTACCGAAAGAAGGTATTCTCGACTCTCGCTTGCTGATGATATCCCGATTCCTTCTTCCACTGGCGGCGCCCGATCTCCTTCACCCTCATGATTGTGCAATCGCGAGCACAGGGCTGTGGCCTCCGTCTCCGTGATCTCGTCGCTGTCTCAATCAGCGGCACGACGACTTTGGCGCCGCGTGCTCCAGCAGCATCGTAGATCGCGATCGTGTCATAGGCGGTGTCTGCGGTGAGGCTATCAATGTCATCGTCCACGTTGTCGATCAGCGCA is a window of bacterium DNA encoding:
- a CDS encoding transposase, coding for MSSAKASGPPPSGSADDAKTALALIDNVDDDIDSLTADTAYDTIAIYDAAGARGAKVVVPLIETATRSRRRRPQPCARDCTIMRVKEIGRRQWKKESGYHQQARVENTFFRYKTIIGPGLRGRHPKAQEVEALMACNILNRMTGFGRPVSVAIGP